The Urbifossiella limnaea genome has a window encoding:
- the rpmI gene encoding 50S ribosomal protein L35, which translates to MATKNKTNRSVKKRIKVTGGGKLKYAKVGRRHLNAHMTTKRKRGLRKAGIIQGRPSVLKKYKLALGIS; encoded by the coding sequence ATGGCCACGAAGAACAAGACGAACCGTAGCGTCAAGAAACGGATCAAGGTGACGGGTGGCGGGAAGCTGAAGTACGCCAAGGTCGGCCGGCGGCACTTGAACGCCCACATGACGACCAAGCGGAAGCGCGGGCTCCGCAAGGCCGGGATCATCCAGGGCCGCCCGAGCGTGCTGAAGAAGTACAAGCTGGCCCTCGGGATCAGCTAA
- a CDS encoding replication-associated recombination protein A has translation MDLFSDLREANRAKARPLAARMRPRTLDEFVGQEHVLGPGKLLRRALLADRLSSVLFYGPPGSGKTALAHVIANHTKSRFRPLNAASAGTKEVREVLTEARSHLEDAGERTILFLDEIHRFNRTQQDVLLPDVEDGTVILVGATTQNPFFAVNTPLLSRSQVFSFEPLTREHIKTVVRRAVADAERGLGGLNVTVTDDALAFLAEASDGDARRALTALDIGVRSAQAPENGGGRGAPIVFDLALATDSIQRKVIDFDPTGDTHYDVASAFIKSLRGSDPDAAVYWLARMLEGGEDPRFVARRLVIFAAEDVGNADPRGVLVATAAWDAVERVGLPECRINLSQAVCYLACAPKSNASYVAVEEALKDVREGRTLPVPTHLRDKRSLSGGEANRGEGYQYPHDHAGGWVEQEYVPTAAQYYRPTDRGFEAQLKARLAELRGRRPPP, from the coding sequence ATGGACCTGTTCTCCGACCTCCGCGAGGCCAACCGGGCGAAGGCCCGGCCGCTCGCCGCCCGGATGCGGCCGCGCACCCTCGACGAGTTCGTCGGCCAGGAACACGTCCTCGGCCCCGGCAAGCTCCTCCGCCGGGCGCTGCTCGCCGACCGGCTGTCGTCCGTCCTCTTCTACGGCCCCCCGGGGTCGGGCAAAACGGCGCTCGCGCACGTCATCGCCAACCACACGAAGAGCCGCTTCCGGCCGCTGAACGCCGCCTCCGCCGGCACGAAGGAGGTGCGCGAGGTGCTGACCGAGGCCCGCAGCCACCTCGAAGACGCGGGCGAGCGCACGATCCTGTTCCTGGACGAAATCCACCGCTTCAACCGCACCCAACAGGACGTGCTGCTGCCGGACGTGGAGGACGGGACGGTCATTCTCGTGGGCGCGACGACGCAGAACCCGTTCTTCGCGGTCAACACGCCGCTGCTGAGCCGCAGCCAGGTCTTCAGCTTCGAGCCGCTCACCCGCGAGCACATCAAGACCGTCGTCCGCCGCGCGGTGGCCGACGCCGAGCGCGGCCTCGGCGGCCTGAACGTGACCGTGACCGACGACGCGCTGGCGTTCCTGGCCGAGGCCTCCGACGGCGACGCCCGGCGGGCGCTGACGGCGCTCGACATCGGCGTGCGCTCGGCACAGGCGCCCGAGAACGGCGGCGGCCGCGGCGCACCCATCGTCTTCGACCTGGCGCTGGCGACGGACTCGATCCAGCGGAAGGTGATCGACTTCGACCCCACCGGCGACACGCACTACGACGTGGCCAGCGCGTTCATCAAGAGCCTGCGCGGGTCCGACCCCGACGCCGCGGTCTACTGGCTGGCGCGGATGCTGGAGGGCGGCGAGGACCCGCGGTTCGTCGCCCGCCGGCTCGTCATCTTCGCCGCCGAGGACGTGGGCAACGCCGACCCGCGCGGGGTGCTGGTCGCCACCGCCGCGTGGGACGCGGTCGAGCGCGTCGGCCTGCCCGAGTGCCGCATCAACCTGTCGCAGGCGGTGTGCTACCTGGCGTGCGCCCCGAAGTCGAACGCCAGCTACGTCGCCGTCGAGGAGGCGCTGAAGGACGTGCGCGAGGGGCGGACGCTCCCGGTGCCGACGCACCTGCGCGACAAGCGGTCGTTGTCCGGCGGCGAGGCGAACCGCGGCGAAGGCTACCAGTACCCGCACGACCACGCCGGCGGCTGGGTGGAGCAGGAGTACGTGCCGACTGCGGCGCAATACTACCGACCGACCGACCGCGGCTTCGAGGCGCAGCTCAAGGCGCGGCTGGCGGAGTTGCGGGGGCGCCGGCCGCCGCCGTGA
- a CDS encoding DUF1549 and DUF1553 domain-containing protein, with protein MPRLLALVALLLAAPAFAADRSTIDAELRAAWATQSVTPAPRSADGEFLRRVFLDLVGTIPTHDEAVAFLADADPKKREKLIDKLLADPRYGPAQATVWDLVLFGRNPGNIDATRKRDGFKAWLAAQFQENAPYTRIVGDLLTGEKAGSELYHVQFRNAPEEAAVQVSRVFLGTQLQCARCHDHPYDRWTQKDFYGMAGFFVRLVVQESGSGANRTFTIGEKASGDVLFSGNAKDQAPGRKGEPVRPRVLGGVDLDEPPAPKTKEPTPKANEKLPRPAFSRKEKFVAWLTAKDNPYLARAAVNRVWAQYMGRGLVHPVDDFHADNEPSHPALLTALTDGFVAHNFDLKWLTREIVNSDGYQLALAGPTKAALPKWFERARVRPLTAEEMLTAMRQATLFDAGRKAGEKAPDVGADYFLRAFGEPTNGLGDFQGGLGEHLFLNNSEHVRRLITRRPGSLADAILKSGEPAERKAERLYMTVLSRRPTPTEAATVAAYLGQPEKAEALVEDVIWVLLNGSEFRFNH; from the coding sequence ATGCCCCGTCTCCTCGCCCTCGTCGCGCTGCTGCTCGCCGCGCCCGCGTTCGCCGCCGACCGCAGCACCATCGACGCCGAGCTCCGCGCCGCGTGGGCCACGCAGTCCGTCACGCCCGCCCCGCGCTCGGCCGACGGCGAGTTCCTCCGCCGCGTGTTCCTCGACCTCGTCGGCACCATCCCCACCCACGACGAGGCCGTCGCCTTCCTGGCCGACGCCGACCCGAAGAAGCGCGAGAAGCTGATCGACAAGCTCCTCGCCGACCCGCGCTACGGCCCCGCCCAGGCCACGGTGTGGGACCTGGTGCTCTTCGGCCGCAACCCCGGGAACATCGACGCCACCCGCAAGCGCGACGGCTTCAAAGCCTGGCTCGCGGCGCAGTTCCAGGAGAACGCCCCGTACACGCGGATCGTCGGCGACCTGCTCACCGGCGAGAAGGCCGGGTCGGAGCTGTACCACGTCCAGTTCCGAAACGCGCCCGAAGAAGCCGCGGTGCAGGTGTCGCGGGTGTTCCTCGGCACGCAGCTCCAGTGCGCCCGCTGCCACGACCACCCCTACGACCGCTGGACGCAGAAGGACTTCTACGGCATGGCCGGGTTCTTCGTGCGGCTCGTCGTGCAGGAGAGCGGCAGCGGCGCGAACCGCACCTTCACCATCGGCGAGAAGGCGAGCGGCGACGTGCTGTTCAGCGGCAACGCGAAAGACCAGGCACCCGGCCGGAAGGGCGAGCCGGTGCGGCCGCGCGTCCTCGGCGGCGTCGATCTGGACGAGCCGCCGGCGCCGAAGACAAAGGAGCCGACGCCCAAGGCGAACGAGAAGCTGCCGCGGCCCGCGTTCTCCCGCAAGGAGAAGTTCGTCGCGTGGCTGACGGCGAAGGACAACCCGTACCTGGCCCGCGCGGCGGTGAACCGCGTGTGGGCGCAGTACATGGGCCGCGGGCTGGTTCACCCGGTGGACGACTTCCACGCCGACAACGAGCCGTCGCACCCCGCGCTGTTGACGGCGCTCACCGACGGGTTCGTTGCCCACAACTTCGATCTGAAGTGGCTGACCCGCGAGATCGTGAACTCGGACGGCTACCAGCTCGCGCTCGCGGGGCCGACGAAGGCCGCGCTGCCGAAGTGGTTCGAGCGCGCCCGGGTGCGGCCGCTGACCGCCGAGGAGATGCTGACGGCGATGCGGCAAGCCACGCTGTTCGACGCCGGCCGCAAGGCGGGCGAGAAGGCACCGGACGTGGGGGCCGACTACTTCCTGCGGGCGTTCGGCGAGCCGACGAACGGCCTCGGCGACTTCCAGGGCGGCCTCGGCGAGCACCTGTTCCTGAACAACTCGGAGCACGTCCGCCGCCTCATCACGCGCCGGCCGGGGAGCCTCGCGGACGCGATTTTGAAGTCGGGCGAGCCGGCCGAGCGGAAGGCGGAGCGGCTGTACATGACGGTGCTGAGCCGCCGCCCGACGCCGACCGAGGCGGCGACCGTGGCGGCGTATTTGGGCCAGCCGGAAAAGGCCGAGGCGCTGGTCGAGGATGTCATTTGGGTGCTCCTGAACGGGAGCGAGTTCCGGTTCAATCACTGA
- a CDS encoding serine/threonine-protein kinase, translated as MPAAPASTTDLLDLLRKSGVAASVPAPGDLPAEPQKAAAALVKQGVITKFQAQQLLLGRHKGFRLGAYVVLEQLGRGGMGVVYLAEHLELRRKVAVKVLVVGKDDDAKLAAERFYREARAAAALDHPNIVRIFDVCRHGDTPYLVMEYVEGESLQQVLDREGALPYASASDAVAQAAAGLQHAHEKGFVHRDIKPGNLMRDKTGVVKILDMGLARSASNSDDKLTERLDAGAVVGTADFIAPEQALNSPNVDIRADIYSLGAAFYALVTGKPPFAGNTTQKLLQHQMAAPPSMSAIDATLPKGLAGVAAKMLAKKPADRFQTPGEVIAALAPWLGNSSRVLAGLSRTNLGAGVDLHARLRRSEDALSDSGVVDPSDPAAETGAVASAKTARSSPRRVEVGGSRRKMFPIVAGAVAVAASLAGIAFALGVFDREPAREVTKAPPPVPVVPPSPSPPADPPPTPKIEAPAKVTPPLPEKLLAAFDMSAVKPFTIRSVVEVKANGSKDSRELGRTGPGTPPAGWSGRAWNKDSEMEFFADATPAIGIRTLRGPGSAMLFSPKVNTPSGLCRLRVDYSAPVKSGAAHVRFKPADERGAWDATKLASTPAGVWKSAEFVLDLKGATAGLFEFHNNDTDPNGTLRVRSVVVTEPPPGTTPTPLRLSAPAPQPAPQPAFVGWTEGAVLYRFDAASIPAYRASLEGRAVTAGEAPPFPRGISGSCWKKEATGEFRRDEIDGSAALGVTNLSDLKSGQFSFELERDMGLTFQPGKAYRVKVSYQLKNDAAGSVVVQTTEYKTVGVTHLAAGGGWRTAAVAVERGDLPLRLTIDNTAVGEGNTLYFRTVEVVELAAPR; from the coding sequence ATGCCCGCCGCGCCCGCCTCGACCACGGACCTCCTCGACCTCCTCCGCAAGAGCGGCGTGGCCGCCAGCGTCCCCGCCCCGGGCGACCTCCCCGCCGAGCCGCAGAAGGCCGCCGCCGCCCTCGTCAAGCAGGGCGTCATCACGAAGTTCCAGGCCCAGCAGCTGCTCCTGGGCCGGCACAAGGGCTTCCGCCTCGGCGCGTACGTCGTGCTGGAACAGCTCGGCCGCGGCGGCATGGGTGTCGTCTACCTCGCCGAGCACCTGGAGCTCCGCCGCAAGGTCGCCGTCAAGGTGCTGGTCGTTGGTAAGGACGACGACGCCAAGCTCGCCGCCGAGCGGTTCTACCGCGAGGCCCGCGCCGCGGCGGCGCTCGACCACCCGAACATCGTCCGCATCTTCGACGTGTGCCGCCACGGCGACACGCCGTACCTCGTGATGGAGTACGTGGAGGGCGAGTCGCTCCAGCAGGTGCTCGACCGCGAGGGGGCGCTGCCGTACGCGTCCGCGTCCGACGCCGTGGCCCAGGCCGCGGCCGGCCTCCAGCACGCGCACGAGAAGGGCTTCGTCCACCGCGACATCAAGCCCGGCAACCTGATGCGCGACAAGACCGGCGTGGTCAAGATTCTCGACATGGGCCTGGCCCGCTCGGCGAGCAACTCCGACGACAAGCTGACCGAGCGCCTCGACGCCGGGGCCGTGGTGGGCACCGCCGACTTCATCGCCCCCGAGCAGGCGCTCAACAGCCCGAACGTGGACATCCGGGCCGACATCTACAGTCTCGGGGCGGCGTTCTACGCGCTGGTCACGGGGAAGCCGCCGTTCGCGGGGAACACGACGCAGAAGCTGCTCCAGCACCAGATGGCGGCGCCGCCGAGCATGTCCGCGATCGACGCCACGCTGCCGAAGGGGCTGGCGGGCGTCGCCGCGAAGATGTTGGCGAAGAAGCCGGCGGATCGGTTCCAGACGCCGGGCGAGGTGATCGCCGCGCTGGCCCCGTGGCTCGGGAACAGCTCCCGCGTGCTGGCCGGGCTGTCGCGGACGAACCTCGGCGCCGGGGTGGACCTCCACGCCCGGCTGCGGCGGAGCGAGGACGCGCTGAGCGACTCCGGCGTCGTGGACCCGTCCGACCCGGCCGCCGAGACGGGCGCCGTGGCGTCCGCCAAGACGGCCCGCTCGTCGCCGCGCCGCGTCGAGGTCGGCGGCTCGAGGCGGAAGATGTTCCCGATCGTCGCCGGGGCGGTGGCCGTGGCCGCGTCGCTGGCGGGGATCGCGTTCGCGCTCGGCGTGTTCGACCGGGAGCCGGCCCGCGAGGTGACCAAGGCACCGCCCCCGGTGCCGGTCGTACCGCCGTCGCCGTCGCCGCCAGCCGACCCGCCGCCAACGCCGAAGATTGAGGCGCCGGCGAAGGTCACGCCCCCGCTACCGGAGAAGCTGCTGGCCGCGTTCGACATGAGCGCCGTGAAGCCGTTCACGATCCGGTCCGTCGTGGAGGTGAAGGCGAACGGCAGCAAGGACAGCCGCGAGCTGGGGCGGACCGGTCCCGGCACGCCGCCGGCCGGGTGGTCGGGCCGGGCGTGGAACAAGGACTCGGAGATGGAGTTCTTCGCCGACGCCACGCCGGCGATCGGCATCCGCACCCTCCGCGGGCCGGGCTCGGCGATGCTGTTCAGTCCGAAGGTCAACACCCCGAGCGGGCTGTGCCGCCTCCGGGTGGACTACTCGGCGCCGGTCAAGAGCGGGGCGGCGCACGTGCGGTTCAAGCCGGCCGACGAGCGCGGCGCGTGGGACGCCACCAAGCTGGCGTCGACGCCGGCGGGCGTCTGGAAGTCGGCCGAGTTCGTGCTCGACCTCAAGGGCGCGACGGCCGGCCTGTTCGAGTTCCACAACAACGACACCGACCCGAACGGCACCCTGCGGGTGCGGTCCGTGGTGGTGACGGAGCCGCCGCCGGGCACGACCCCGACGCCGCTCCGCCTGTCGGCCCCGGCGCCGCAGCCGGCGCCGCAACCGGCGTTCGTCGGCTGGACCGAGGGGGCCGTCCTGTACCGGTTCGACGCCGCCAGCATCCCGGCCTACCGGGCCTCGCTGGAGGGTCGCGCCGTCACCGCCGGCGAGGCGCCGCCGTTCCCGCGCGGCATCTCGGGCTCGTGCTGGAAGAAGGAGGCGACCGGCGAGTTCCGCCGCGACGAGATCGACGGCTCGGCCGCGCTCGGGGTGACGAACCTCAGCGACCTGAAGAGCGGCCAGTTCTCGTTCGAGCTGGAGCGCGACATGGGCCTGACGTTCCAGCCGGGCAAGGCGTACCGCGTCAAGGTGAGCTACCAGCTGAAGAACGACGCGGCCGGCTCGGTGGTGGTGCAGACGACGGAGTACAAGACCGTCGGCGTGACGCACCTGGCGGCGGGTGGCGGGTGGCGGACGGCGGCGGTGGCGGTCGAGCGCGGCGACCTGCCGCTGCGGCTGACGATCGACAACACCGCCGTCGGCGAGGGGAACACGCTGTACTTCCGCACGGTCGAGGTGGTGGAGCTGGCGGCGCCGCGGTAG
- a CDS encoding UbiX family flavin prenyltransferase — protein sequence MPANDLVVAVTGASGAGYGVRLVEVLLRAGRTVHLIVSPAGAEVIATELGRAVELDAAKFDPLALLGPAAKGLELGRLRYHHFRDFRAGVASGSFLTGGMAVCPCSMGTLSAVARGASENLIQRAADVHLKERRKLVLVPRETPLGLVQLRNMVAVAEAGAVVLPAMPGFYAKPQRVQDLVDFVVGRVCDQLGVDQRLTERWGER from the coding sequence ATGCCGGCGAACGACCTGGTGGTGGCGGTCACGGGGGCGAGCGGGGCCGGGTACGGCGTCCGCCTCGTCGAGGTGCTACTGCGGGCGGGCCGCACCGTACACCTGATCGTCAGCCCGGCCGGCGCCGAGGTGATCGCCACGGAACTCGGGCGAGCCGTCGAGCTCGACGCGGCGAAGTTCGACCCGCTGGCGCTGCTCGGCCCCGCGGCGAAGGGATTGGAGCTCGGCCGGCTCCGCTACCACCACTTCCGCGACTTCCGCGCCGGCGTCGCCAGCGGGTCGTTCCTCACCGGCGGTATGGCCGTCTGCCCGTGCAGCATGGGGACGCTGTCGGCCGTGGCCCGCGGGGCGTCCGAGAACCTGATCCAGCGCGCCGCCGACGTTCACCTGAAGGAGCGCCGCAAGCTCGTGCTGGTGCCGCGCGAGACGCCGCTGGGGCTGGTGCAGCTGCGGAACATGGTGGCGGTCGCGGAGGCGGGGGCGGTCGTGTTGCCGGCGATGCCGGGGTTCTACGCGAAGCCGCAGCGGGTGCAGGACTTGGTCGACTTCGTGGTCGGGCGGGTGTGCGACCAACTCGGGGTCGACCAGCGACTGACGGAGCGGTGGGGCGAACGCTGA
- the rplT gene encoding 50S ribosomal protein L20, with protein MVRARSKAPTARRKKRTRKLTKGFRLARHNLYRQAIVTLIRARAFSYRDRKVKKRDFRRLWIIRINAACRMRGLRYSEFIHGLQLAMVALDRKSLSEIAIHDPATFDQLVNIAREKLPKPQAAAAKA; from the coding sequence ATGGTCCGCGCCCGCAGTAAAGCCCCCACCGCGCGCCGCAAGAAGCGCACCCGGAAACTCACGAAGGGCTTCCGCCTCGCCCGCCACAACCTGTACCGGCAGGCGATCGTCACCCTGATCCGCGCCCGCGCGTTCTCGTACCGCGACCGCAAGGTCAAGAAGCGCGACTTCCGCCGGCTGTGGATCATCCGCATCAACGCCGCCTGCCGGATGCGCGGGCTCCGCTACAGCGAGTTCATCCACGGCCTGCAGCTGGCGATGGTGGCGCTCGACCGCAAGTCGCTGTCCGAGATCGCCATCCACGACCCGGCCACGTTCGACCAGCTGGTGAACATCGCCCGCGAGAAGCTGCCGAAGCCGCAGGCTGCCGCCGCGAAGGCGTAA
- a CDS encoding DUF1501 domain-containing protein — translation MFSHLSRRAFLKGAAVTGSGLILPNWGALAYARSAADAAVRAKKRCILLWMNGGASQIDTFDMKPGRPTAGPFRPVQSKVTGLQVCEYLPRMGQVADKLAVVRSMRTQSPDHPDGIYHMHTCYKMNERTPHPEIGAVIARFNGDPASDLPTFVRMGSCGNGGAGYLGPAHEPFSVSGNGRLPSFTSAYHPEPAERRRAELFRQLDGEFTSGRPAEPFDSHRTGKERAWRLMRAKGVFDTAAEWPRAKERYGDTEFGRGCLMARKLVEAGVPFVEVGQENYDSHADNFVCHKANMQVLDPAWSGLLLDLEERGLLRDTLVIWMGEVGRTPQINNRAGRDHFIRAWTVVLAGGGIKGGQVYGRTDADGKEVTDNPVSEGDLFATIYHTLGINPRAKHFHGVRPVWLTPEGSAPIAPLV, via the coding sequence ATGTTCTCTCACCTGAGCCGCCGGGCGTTCCTGAAGGGCGCCGCCGTCACCGGGTCTGGTCTGATCCTGCCGAACTGGGGCGCGCTGGCCTACGCCCGTAGCGCCGCCGACGCCGCGGTCCGCGCCAAGAAGCGCTGCATCCTCCTGTGGATGAACGGCGGCGCCAGCCAGATCGACACGTTCGACATGAAGCCCGGCCGCCCCACCGCGGGGCCGTTCCGCCCGGTGCAGTCGAAGGTAACCGGCCTCCAGGTGTGCGAGTACCTGCCGCGGATGGGGCAGGTCGCCGACAAGCTGGCGGTGGTGCGGAGCATGCGGACGCAGTCGCCGGACCACCCGGACGGCATTTATCACATGCACACCTGCTACAAGATGAACGAGCGGACGCCGCACCCCGAGATCGGTGCCGTCATCGCCCGGTTCAACGGCGACCCCGCGTCGGACCTGCCGACGTTCGTGCGCATGGGGTCGTGCGGCAACGGCGGCGCCGGCTACCTCGGGCCGGCGCACGAGCCGTTCTCCGTCAGCGGCAACGGTCGGCTCCCGTCCTTTACGAGCGCCTACCACCCCGAGCCGGCCGAGCGCCGCCGCGCCGAGTTGTTCCGGCAGCTGGACGGCGAGTTCACGTCGGGCCGGCCGGCGGAGCCGTTCGACAGCCACCGCACCGGCAAGGAACGCGCCTGGCGGCTGATGCGGGCGAAGGGCGTGTTCGACACCGCCGCCGAGTGGCCGCGGGCGAAGGAGCGGTACGGCGACACCGAGTTCGGCCGCGGCTGCCTGATGGCCCGCAAGCTGGTCGAGGCCGGCGTGCCGTTCGTGGAGGTCGGCCAGGAGAACTATGACAGCCACGCCGACAACTTCGTCTGCCACAAGGCAAACATGCAGGTGCTCGACCCGGCGTGGAGCGGCCTGCTGCTCGACCTAGAGGAACGCGGCCTGCTGCGTGACACGCTCGTGATCTGGATGGGCGAGGTGGGCCGCACGCCGCAGATCAACAACCGCGCCGGCCGCGACCACTTCATCCGGGCGTGGACGGTCGTACTCGCCGGTGGCGGCATCAAGGGCGGGCAGGTGTACGGCCGCACCGACGCCGACGGCAAGGAAGTGACCGACAACCCGGTGAGCGAGGGCGACCTGTTCGCGACGATCTATCACACGCTGGGGATCAACCCGCGGGCCAAACACTTCCACGGCGTGCGGCCGGTGTGGCTGACGCCCGAAGGCTCGGCGCCGATCGCTCCGCTGGTTTAG
- the infC gene encoding translation initiation factor IF-3 — protein sequence MNDQIRISPIRLIGAEGEQHGIVPTQQAQEMARELGMDLVEVADKERPPVCKIMDYGKFKYDQSKKSHQKTHQQKLKEIRVRPKTGEHDIHTKVVQARQFLEENDKVQVNVLFRGREMQHIEEGQRVMNEVLTALVDICKVESPARMEGKRMVALLAPKPILSKSGKPKPPGSTPAKPKPVVPKVVVPKPAAAPATGADGAPLPAPAPPADGAPAAPAVAAAPAKPAATPTAAVAEKPKA from the coding sequence ATGAACGACCAGATCCGCATCAGCCCCATCCGCCTCATCGGCGCCGAAGGCGAGCAGCACGGCATCGTCCCGACCCAGCAGGCCCAGGAGATGGCCCGCGAGCTCGGCATGGACCTCGTCGAGGTGGCGGACAAGGAACGCCCGCCGGTCTGCAAGATCATGGACTACGGGAAGTTCAAGTACGACCAGTCCAAGAAGAGCCACCAGAAGACGCACCAGCAGAAGCTGAAGGAGATCCGCGTCCGCCCGAAGACCGGCGAGCACGACATCCACACCAAGGTGGTCCAGGCCCGGCAGTTCCTGGAGGAGAACGACAAGGTGCAGGTGAACGTGCTGTTCCGCGGCCGCGAGATGCAGCACATCGAGGAGGGGCAGCGGGTGATGAACGAGGTGCTCACCGCCCTCGTGGACATCTGCAAGGTCGAGTCCCCGGCCCGGATGGAGGGGAAGCGGATGGTGGCCCTGCTGGCGCCGAAGCCGATCCTGAGCAAGTCCGGCAAGCCGAAGCCCCCGGGGTCCACCCCGGCGAAGCCCAAGCCCGTGGTGCCCAAGGTCGTCGTGCCCAAGCCCGCCGCCGCCCCGGCAACGGGTGCGGACGGTGCGCCGCTCCCCGCGCCAGCCCCACCCGCAGACGGTGCACCGGCAGCGCCCGCCGTGGCCGCCGCTCCTGCGAAGCCGGCCGCGACCCCCACGGCGGCAGTCGCCGAGAAGCCGAAGGCGTAG